From the Paenibacillus tianjinensis genome, the window AGCCGAGCCAAGGCAGACGCAGAGACACCTTCCACCGTTTAGCGATGGGATGCCCGGTGATAAGGAGGACGGATCGTGAGATGACATACTGGACCCATAATACAACGGGAGCCGCAACAACCATATATAACAGGCTCCACCAGGAGAGGAATATGGTCTCCAGTACTACGAATATTAAAGGAAGCGTAATGTAGATCCGCAGCTTGGCAGTAGTCAGGTTTATTTTTTTAATAAGCTTGTATTGATAGAATGTAGCTGCACCTTTGGTGTTGGGTTCCATAAAGAAAGTTCAGACCTCCTCGTGTGTTCTCATGTTAATAATATCGGCTGTCTGCGGCGTTTTATTAAACTTCAGCGGGAGAATCACCAGCCTGGCGATCACAGAATATATATATTTTGAGTAACCCGGATAGGAAAAAACTATGAAAAGGTTTAAAATGATAGAAGGTGTAACATACTGTTCTTAAAAGAGTCAAGGTGGGATGGATATGGAACAGCAAACCGGACAGTCCTGCATTATTTGCGGGCAGATGAAAGAAGAAGGTATTGTTATTGTCTCGCATTTCATTTGTGAAGATTGCGAGAGCGAAATGGTGCGTACGGATGCTGAGGACATCAAGTACCGTTTTTTCATTGGCCGGATGAAGAAAATCGGACTCCAAAAGAACGCCTGATCCGAGTGAAGGCATTTGTAACAACAGTGTAAAGAGAGCGGGCGGTGGATCTGTGTCGCAATGGCTGCATTATAAGCAATTCATTTAACGGCTTCCCCGTGTTGTGGCGGGAGGGGCCGTTTTGTTGTGCGGATGATGCTTTTAAGCGGAATAATAGGCGTTTAGGCATATTTGCGTTAAAATAGAGGTAACCCCCAGGGAAGGATAAGAACATGAACATTTTAGAGCCTGGCAGGGCACCGATATATGAGATGCTGGAACAATATAGACTTAAGGGTAATATATCTTATCACGTGCCTGGCCACAAGAACGGTGAGGCCTATAGCGGAGCTGAAGGGGCAGGATATTTGGATGAGATCATGAGGTACGACGTAACGGAAATTACCGGAACGGATGATCTTCACCACCCGGAAGGGGTCATTAGGGAGGCGCAGCAGCTGGCTGCGGATTGTTTTGGGGCGGAGGAAAGCTTTTTGCTGGTCGGCGGAAGTACCGCCGGCAATCTGGCACTTATCTTAACCGTTTGCCCGGAACCCGGGATGGTTCTGATTCTGCAGCGTAATGTCCATAAGTCGGTGATTCACGGCTTAATGCTGGCTGGCGTGCGGGCAGTCTTCCTCGAACCGCAGCTGGATGCGGACAGCGGCCTCGCGGTCGCTCCGGCGGCTGAAGCGGTGCAGGCTGCACTTGCAGCCTACCCGGAGGCCGCCGCCGTGCTGGTCACCATGCCGAATTACTACGGCATGGGCACAGACCTGGCGCCCCTCGCGTGCATCTGTCACGACAGCGGCGTTCCGCTGCTGGTTGACGAGGCGCACGGGGCGCATTACGGGCTGCACCCGGCGCTGCCGGCCGGGGCGCTTGCCTGCGGCGCGGACGGCGTGGTGCAGTCCACGCACAAGATGCTGCCGGCGCTGACGATGGGCGCCATGCTGCATGTGCAGGGGCCGCGCCTTAACCGCGCCTTGCTGCGGCAGCGGCTGGCCATGGTGCAGAGCTCCAGCCCATCCTACCCGGTGATGGCTTCGCTCGACCTGGCCCGGCGGCTGGTGCACCTGGGCGGCGCCGGCGCCTTCACGGCGGGGCTCGCCGCCGTGGACGTGCTGAAGCGCGGCTTAGCTTCGCTGCCGCGCTTCGGGCTGCTGCAGCCGGCTCAGCCGCTGCAGCCTCACGGCGGCGCTGGCACAGCCGCCGGAATGGACACGCTGCCGGCAGAAGCGGCGGCGTACACTACCCAGGACCCCTTCAAGGCGGTCATTTATGACGCCGCCGGGGTCCTGGGGGGCTTCGAGCTGCAGCGCAGGCTCGAAGAGAAGGGCATTGTGCCGGAGATGAGCGACGACCGGCACGTAGTGCTTGCCTTCAGCCTCGGCTCGAAGGCGGAGGATACATTCACGCTGCTGGCCGCGCTGCGGGAAATAGACGCCGAAATGGCGGCTGCTGCCCTTTCTAATCTAAGGGAGGCGGCTGAACCGTTCTCCAGCCCCTCATCCTTCAATAGGGCAGAGGAAAATCAATCTCCATCCGCTGAAGTTTCCACGTGGAACAATTCTATTCAAGCACTTATTTCACAGCCGGTGGCGTTTTCCCTGAAGCCGGTGACAGCAAGTGAAACCGAAAGCATACACCTCGAATACAGTGTAGGGAGAGTAGCGGCAGAGATGGTAATCCCTTATCCGCCTGGCATTCCGCTCTTGTATCCGGGAGAAGTCATAAGCGAAGCAGCATGCAGAAGGCTGTCAGCGCTCCGTCAGGGAGGGGCTAAGTTTCAGGCCTGCACAGACCCCGCCTTACGGCGTATAGTGGTTTACAACAATAAGAAGGGCGGAGAAGTATAAGTGGGACGTGAAGGTTTTTTCATTACTTTGGAGGGAGGCGATGGCTCAGGAAAAACAACTGTGCTGGGCAGGGTAGCAGCTTATCTGCA encodes:
- a CDS encoding sigma factor G inhibitor Gin, which codes for MEQQTGQSCIICGQMKEEGIVIVSHFICEDCESEMVRTDAEDIKYRFFIGRMKKIGLQKNA
- a CDS encoding aminotransferase class I/II-fold pyridoxal phosphate-dependent enzyme, which encodes MNILEPGRAPIYEMLEQYRLKGNISYHVPGHKNGEAYSGAEGAGYLDEIMRYDVTEITGTDDLHHPEGVIREAQQLAADCFGAEESFLLVGGSTAGNLALILTVCPEPGMVLILQRNVHKSVIHGLMLAGVRAVFLEPQLDADSGLAVAPAAEAVQAALAAYPEAAAVLVTMPNYYGMGTDLAPLACICHDSGVPLLVDEAHGAHYGLHPALPAGALACGADGVVQSTHKMLPALTMGAMLHVQGPRLNRALLRQRLAMVQSSSPSYPVMASLDLARRLVHLGGAGAFTAGLAAVDVLKRGLASLPRFGLLQPAQPLQPHGGAGTAAGMDTLPAEAAAYTTQDPFKAVIYDAAGVLGGFELQRRLEEKGIVPEMSDDRHVVLAFSLGSKAEDTFTLLAALREIDAEMAAAALSNLREAAEPFSSPSSFNRAEENQSPSAEVSTWNNSIQALISQPVAFSLKPVTASETESIHLEYSVGRVAAEMVIPYPPGIPLLYPGEVISEAACRRLSALRQGGAKFQACTDPALRRIVVYNNKKGGEV